The Salmo salar chromosome ssa06, Ssal_v3.1, whole genome shotgun sequence genome window below encodes:
- the ep300b gene encoding histone acetyltransferase p300 isoform X10 — translation MADNVLESGPPSAKRPKLSSPALSVSASDGNDFGSLFDLEHDLPDELINSSELGLVNGGDLSQLHTSLGGGMGGGQDAAAKHKQLSELLRAGALPPSSQQGATNSPGGSMGLLGSMNASPGPQSMAPQGQHPSPQQAGMMQQAGMVGGLNRAMMGAQKGNGQQQGSTPQGMMGGQVMNGSPRMGYQVNPGMGSNSNLLAETLQQQGGQQMGSGGQAGMRPQQPGALNKMNMMANAGPYGGPYGQSAGQGLGGAGLGPQHQNKAGLANSLAQFNLDKKTPPIQGMAGMASQQASAVGPVSVVGGGAQAGLGTVATGPGAAPPTADPEKRKLIQQQLVLLLHAHKCQRREQANGEVRQCSLPHCRTMKNVLNHMTHCQAGKSCQVAHCASSRQIISHWKNCTRHDCPVCLPLKNAGDKRNQQSLLSSAGVGLGNSLGAVPGGQPSTPNLTPPSQIDPSSIERAYAALGLTYQGNQMPQQPPQSNLPNQPGMRSLNAMGGNPMGMNGGVGVQPPNQSNLLPDTMLHNNMNVQSLMNDGSGVGSLGAMPMATPPSAAGMRKNWHEDITQDLRNHLVHKLVSSVQAIFPTPDPAALKDRRMENLVAYARKVEGDMYESANSRAEYYHLLAEKIYKIQKELEEKRRTRLQKQGMMPTQPGMPPSGLPQGPLGMGQSPLAPGQPSNGSHADPSMIRPTGPNQMVNRMQNPAGMNQFGQMGMQSLGQRSTPPLPLGGPLNQMGMGPTRMGQPNVAQLQNQYLPPGQFPGSSPGLGAGAVGMNHPGLQGGVTQQAQMPTPPSLPVSSPAAQPGSVAGSGPSQGSMGPGSVGGGPPSNLQLPNSNSSQPNSHPHCPPIRQNSPSPARSLTPTPHQTPPGQPGSQTPQPHTPNPPQVAAPLPQLASSQPMGQGMNSEKPSQLQQQTNGGGASGGLPTGQAQSVPTQNAHVPTQLPQTPLSQKSSLTADGQASTPASVSSVDPSSQLTSSDAPAPAEPKMEVKQQDDEDAEDQGEGKASGKMGKGQADIKSEEKPEIKKEKPSGDGCKGEPMDTSSSAATPKMEDRDRKPEVKTEPKDEEERSGASGTHSSPASAQNKRKIFKPEELRQALMPTLEALYRQDPESLPFRQPVDPQLLGIPDYFDIVKNPIDLSTIKRKLDTGQYQEPWQYVDDIWLMFNNAWLYNRKTSRVYKYCSKLAEVFEAEIDPVMQGLGYCCGRKLEFSPQTLCCYGKQLCTIPRDAAYFSYQNRYHFCEKCFNEIQGECVSLGDDPSQPQTSISKDQFQRKKNDTLDPEWLVECTDCGRKMHQICVLHNDTIWPAGFVCDSCLKKANKTRKENKYAARSKWRLPQTKLGSFLEGRVNDYLRRQNHPESGDVTIRVVHVSDKVVEVKPGMKSRFVDTGEMSESFPYRTKALFAFEDIDGADVCFFGMHVQEYGSDSPPPNQRRVYISYLDSVHFFQPRHLRTGVYHEILIGYLEYVKKLGFTTGHIWACPPSEGDDYIFHCHPVDQKIPKPKRLQEWYKKMLDKAVAERIVHDYKDVFKQATEDRLTSANELPYFEGDFWPNVLEESIKELEQEEEERKREENSTSSESVDVSAPKSDSKNAKKKNSKKTSKNKNSSLIRANKKKPGMPSVSNDLSQKLYACMEKHKEVFFVIRLIAGPTANSLPPITDPDPLMACDLMDGRDAFLTLARDKHLEFSSLRRAKWSSMCMLVELHNQSQDRFVYTCNECKASVETRFHCTVCEDYDLCITCYNTKGHEHKMEKLGLGLDDESNNAAAAATQSPGDSRRLSIQRCIQSLVHACQCRNANCSLPSCQKMKRVVQHTKGCKRKTNGGCPICKQLIALCCYHAKHCQENKCPVPFCLNIKHKLRQQQLQHRLQQAQMLRRRMASMQRVGQPACGGGGPPGGLPSPGNNGTTAPSTPTSGGTQPPTPQTPTQPNIPPGPQPGMGGGGTLQQQQGGMPQQHHQLHHQFQQMPGGGMMNSPQQQQMVPQVQQQSQASNPQQLQQHPNSLPPYTNRPPGSSPHPQSQGKPGLGPATPPQQQPPQQQPNPGQPSMPQQQQQPPSGPPPAAVEIAMKIQQVADAQRKMALQRQAAQAAGMMPPHPHHQQPQGQMGMAHPGVGMVGAQGLPPHAQAAQAAARAHMEQQQQQQQGPPGMMVGPGPSPMQQQPNPQGQLPPQVQQQRVGPPLQNPQQQWAGQGMPPQQRQAMMGHPGMVAPQQQQPQQMQQRQQAQGPGGLIGMVQQGGAAGGGNLPQAALQELLRTLRSPSSPEQQQQVLNILRSNPQLMAAFIKQRASKYKGGPGPPGAPGGPGPGRVPGGMGGQQVNVNAVASQPGMHMGQGVNMPTMTQLQQVQQQQQPQQQRPMLSSLQQQQVAALQQHQQQQHQQGGMPGQQAPNMANINPQFRELLMRRHLQLQQQQQQQQIGNHTQFQQQGYMGQPGMAPQQPGQGQSGLQQQPGAQPGQQQQGYPSTVAQQQAAAVLQQRLQHQHQLQMQQQQHQNAMVGHQGAEGGPGTGVGGPPQQPPQGTPQPQSSQALLQQALHQRLLQQQQHLGGGSPAQHSSPMSPQQQMAQSPHLQGQTLSTSLSNQVRSPQPSPRPQSQPSHSSPSPRMQPQPSPHHISPQTQTGSPHPGQLTQHHPGMVVPSQQPPQQQNSMDQFGPDQNAMLSQLSGMSGLHGPGGPDMLSGNSQDLGQNINHNTLDM, via the exons ATGGCCGATAATGTTCTAGAGTCCGGCCCGCCTTCAGCCAAGAGGCCTAAACTATCATCCCCTGCTCTCTCAGTCTCCGCCAGTGATGGAAACG ATTTTGGTTCACTCTTTGACCTGGAGCACGACCTCCCCGATGAGCTCATCAACTCGTCGGAGCTGGGCCTGGTCAACGGAGGGGACCTCAGCCAGCTGCACACCAGCCTgggaggaggaatgggaggaggcCAGGACGCTGCTGCCAAACACAAACAGCTCTCGGAGCTTCTCCGGGCTGGAGCGCTGCCACCCTCGAGTCAACAGGGAGCCACCAACAGCCCCGGTGGCTCCATGGGACTCCTGGGCAGCATGAATGCCTCCCCTGGGCCCCAGAGTATGGCCCCCCAGGGGCAGCACCCCTCACCCCAGCAGGCTGGCATGATGCAACAGGCGGGCATGGTGGGTGGACTGAACAGGGCCATGATGGGGGCCCAGAAGGGCAATGGACAGCAGCAAGGGTCCACGCCCCAGGGCATGATGGGAGGCCAGGTGATGAATGGCTCGCCCCGAATGGGTTACCAGGTCAACCCGGGCATGGGAAGTAACAGTAACCTGCTGGCAGAAACCCTGCAGCAGCAGGGGGGGCAGCAAATGGGGTCAGGGGGTCAGGCTGGGATGAGGCCACAGCAACCTGGAGCACTGAACAAG atgaaTATGATGGCTAATGCGGGCCCCTATGGTGGTCCGTACGGTCAGTCAGCAGGCCAGGGtctgggtggtgctgggctgggcCCACAGCACCAGAACAAGGCTGGTCTGGCAAACAGCCTGGCCCAGTTCAACCTGGACAAGAAGACACCGCCTATACAGGGCATGGCTGGGATG GCCTCACAGCAGGCCTCGGCGGTAGGGCCAGTGTCGGTGGTTGGAGGCGGGGCCCAGGCTGGCCTTGGTACTGTGGCAACAGGTCCGGGGGCAGCGCCCCCCACGGCCGACCCGGAGAAGCGCAAGCTGATTCAGCAGCAGCTGGTGCTCCTGCTCCACGCCCACAAGTGCCAGCGGCGGGAGCAGGCCAACGGGGAGGTGCGCCAGTGCAGCCTGCCCCACTGCCGCACCATGAAGAACGTCCTCAACCACATGACCCACTGCCAGGCTGGCAAGTCCTGCCAGG tGGCACACTGTGCCTCGTCGCGACAGATCATCTCTCACTGGAAGAACTGCACTCGGCACGACTGTCCTGTCTGCCTGCCGCTCAAGAACGCTGGAGACAAAAGGAACCAGCAGT CTTTACTAAGCAGTGCTGGAGTTGGTCTGGGCAACTCATTAGGGGCAGTGCCAGGGGGTCAGCCCAGCACCCCTAACCTCACACCGCCCAGCCAGATCGACCCCAGCTCCATTGAGAGGGCCTATGCCGCCCTGGGCCTCACCTACCAGGGCAACCAGATGCCCCAGCAACCGCCTCAGTCCAACCTGCCCAACCAGCCTGGCATGAGGTCGCTAAACGCCATGG GAGGGAACCCCATGGGGATGAATGGAGGGGTGGGGGTGCAGCCCCCCAATCAGTCCAACCTGCTACCAGACACCATGCTGCACAACAATATGAATGTGCAAAG tTTGATGAATGACGGCAGCGGGGTGGGCAGCCTGGGCGCCATGCCCATGGCGACCCCTCCCTCAGCCGCGGGCATGAGGAAGAACTGGCACGAGGACATCACCCAGGACCTGCGCAACCACCTCGTCCACAAGCT GGTGAGCAGTGTGCAGGCCATCTTCCCCACCCCGGACCCGGCTGCGCTGAAGGACCGGCGGATGGAGAACCTGGTGGCTTACGCTCGTAAAGTAGAGGGGGACATGTACGAGTCGGCCAACAGCAGG GCGGAGTACTACCACCTCCTGGCTGAGAAGATCTATAAAATCCAGAAGGAACTGGAAGAGAAGCGGCGGACGCGGTTACAGAAGCAGGGCATGATGCCCACGCAACCCGGCATGCCCCCCTCAGGCCTGCCACAGGGACCCCTTGGCATGGGCCAGTCCCCTCTGGCCCCCGGACAGCCGTCCA ATGGTTCTCATGCTGACCCCTCCATGATTCGACCCACCGGACCCAATCAGATGGTGAACAGGATGCAGAACCCTGCAG GGATGAATCAGTTTGGACAAATGGGTATGCAGTCATTAGGTCAGAGGTCAACGCCTCCCCTCCCACTTGGTGGACCTCTAAATCAG ATGGGTATGGGGCCAACGCGGATGGGGCAGCCCAACGTGGCCCAGCTCCAGAACCAGTACCTCCCTCCTGGTCAGTTCCCTGGGTCCAGTCCTGGCCTCGGGGCTGGCGCAGTCGGCATGAACCATCCAGGGCTACAAGGAGGCGTGACGCAG CAGGCCCAGATGCCCACGCCGCCCTCGCTCCCGGTCAGCAGCCCTGCAGCCCAGCCAGGCTCAGTGGCAGGATCAGGGCCCTCCCAGGGCTCTATGGGGCCAGGCAGTGTAGGTGGAGGCCCTCCTTCCAACCTGCAACTGCCTAACTCCAATTCCTCTCAGCCCAACTCACACCCGCACTGCCCCCCCATCCGACAGAACTCCCCCTCCCCGGCACGCAGCCTCACGCCAACCCCTCATCAGACGCCGCCTGGTCAGCCAGGCTCGCAAACCCCCCAGCCTCACACGCCCAACCCGCCCCAGGTTGCCGCTCCGCTCCCGCAGCTAGCGTCGTCACAGCCAATGGGGCAAGGAATGAACTCGGAGAAGCCCAGTCAGCTCCAGCAGCAGACAAATGGTGGCGGAGCTTCTGGAGGCCTCCCGACAGGGCAGGCTCAGTCTGTGCCTACCCAGAATGCCCATGTGCCAACCCAGCTTCCGCAAACTCCA cTGTCTCAGAAGTCTTCTCTGACGGCAGACGGCCAGGCTTCCACTCCGGCCTCGGTGAGCAGCGTGGACCCTAGCTCCCAGCTGACCTCGTCGGACGCCCCCGCCCCAGCTGAGCCCAAGATGGAGGTGAAACAACAGGACGATGAGGATGCCGAGGACCAGGGAGAGGGGAAGGCCTCTGGGAAGATGGGCAAGGGACAGGCAGACATCAAGTCAGAGGagaaacctgag ATTAAGAAGGAGAAGCCTTCAGGCGACGGATGCAAGGGCGAGCCTATGGACACGTCGTCATCGGCAGCAACGCCGaagatggaggacagagacaggaagcCAGAGGTGAAGACTGAGCCCAAAGACGAAGAGGAGAGGTCTGGGGCATCGGGCACGCACAGCTCCCCCGCCAGCGCTCAGAATAAGAGGAAAA TCTTTAAGCCTGAGGAGCTGCGTCAGGCTCTGATGCCCACCCTGGAGGCCTTGTACCGCCAAgaccctgagtctctgcccttcCGCCAACCGGTGGACCCCCAGTTACTGGGAATACCC GACTACTTTGACATTGTAAAGAACCCCATAGACCTGTCGACGATAAAGCGTAAGCTGGACACGGGACAGTACCAGGAGCCCTGGCAATACGTGGATGACATCTGGCTCATGTTTAACAACGCCTGGCTGTACAACCGCAAGACGTCCCGCGTCTACAAGTACTGCTCCAAGCTGGCCGAGGTGTTCGAAGCCGAAATCGACCCTGTCATGCAGGGCCTGGGCTACTGCTGCGGGAGGAAG CTTGAGTTTTCCCCCCAAACTCTATGCTGCTATGGGAAACAATTATGCACCATCCCGCGCGACGCTGCTTATTTTAGCTACCAGAACAG GTACCACTTCTGTGAGAAGTGTTTCAACGAAATCCAGGGCGAGTGCGTGTCCCTGGGGGATGATCCTTCTCAGCCTCAGAC gtCCATCAGCAAAGATCAGTTTCAGAGGAAGAAGAATGACACGCTCGACCCTGAATG GCTTGTGGAATGTACCGACTGCGGGCGTAAAATGCACCAAATCTGTGTCCTGCATAATGACACCATATGGCCGGCAGG ctttgtatgtgaCAGCTGCCTTAAGAAGGCCAATAAGACGCGGAAAGAGAACAAATACGCGGCCAGAAGTAAGTGGA GGCTCCCCCAAACTAAGTTGGGCAGCTTCCTAGAGGGGCGAGTGAATGACTACCTCAGGCGGCAGAACCATCCAGAGTCTGGTGATGTCACTATCCGTGTGGTCCATGTCTCCGACAAGGTGGTGGAGGTCAAGCCAGGCATGAAGTCCAG GTTTGTGGACACCGGGGAGATGTCCGAGTCCTTTCCCTACAGGACGAAGGCGCTGTTTGCGTTCGAGGACATAGACGGGGCTGACGTCTGCTTCTTCGGCATGCATGTGCAGGAGTACGGTTCAGACAGCCCTCCGCCCAACCAGAGACGCGTGTATATCTCTTACCTGGACAGCGTGCACTTCTTCCAACCTCGACACCTCCGCACAGGCGTCTACCATGAGATACTCATAGGGTACCTGGAGTACGTCAAGAAGTTGGG GTTTACAACAGGGCACATCTGGGCTTGTCCCCCAAGTGAAGGGGACGACTACATCTTCCACTGTCATCCTGTGGACCAGAAGATCCCCAAGCCCAAGCGCCTACAGGAGTGGTACAAGAAGATGCTGGACAAGGCCGTAGCTGAGCGCATTGTGCATGACTACAAG GATGTCTTCAAGCAGGCCACAGAGGACCGTCTCACCAGTGCCAACGAGCTACCATACTTTGAGGGGGACTTCTGGCCCAACGTGCTGGAGGAGAGCATCAAGGAgctggagcaggaggaggaggagaggaagagggaggagaacagCACCTCCAGCGAGAGCGTAGATGTGAGT GCCCCGAAAAGTGACAGCAAGAATGCCAAAAAGAAGAACAGTAAGAAGACGAGCAAGAACAAGAACAGCAGCCTGATCCGAGCCAATAAGAAGAAACCAGGGATGCCCAGTGTGTCCAATGACCTCTCCCAGAAGCTCTACGCTTGTATGGAGAAACACAAGGAG GTGTTCTTTGTGATCCGTCTCATTGCCGGCCCCACTGCCAACTCCCTGCCCCCCATCACGGACCCGGACCCCCTAATGGCCTGCGACCTGATGGATGGGCGTGACGCCTTCCTGACGCTGGCCCGGGACAAGCACCTGGAGTTCTCCTCCCTGAGGAGAGCCAAGTGGAGCTCCATGTGCATGCTGGTGGAGCTACACAATCAGAGCCAGGACCGCTTCGTCTACACCTGCAACGAGTGCAAGGCAAGCGTGGAGACACGCTTCCACTGCACCGTCTGCGAGGACTACGACCTGTGTATCACCTGCTATAACACTAAGGGCCATGAACACAAGATGGAGAAGCTGGGCCTGGGCCTGGACGACGAGAGCAACAACGCCGCGGCCGCTGCCACTCAGAGCCCCGGGGACTCCCGCCGCCTCAGCATTCAGCGCTGCATCCAGTCCCTGGTCCACGCCTGCCAATGCCGCAATGCCAACTGCTCCCTGCCGTCCTGCCAGAAGATGAAGCGTGTGGTACAGCACACCAAGGGATGCAAGCGCAAGACCAACGGTGGCTGCCCCATTTGCAAGCAACTCATCGCCCTGTGCTGCTACCACGCCAAGCACTGCCAGGAGAACAAGTGCCCCGTACCCTTCTGCCTCAACATCAAGCACAAGCTCCGCCAGCAGCAACTCCAGCACCGCCTCCAGCAGGCTCAGATGCTTCGGAGAAGGATGGCCAGCATGCAGAGGGTGGGCCAGCCTGCCTGCGGTGGAGGAGGACCTCCTGGGGGGCTGCCATCACCAGGTAACAATGGCACCACAGCCCCCAGTACACCCACATCAGGAGGCACCCAGCCCCCAACACCACAGACACCCACCCAGCCCAACATACCTCCTGGGCCCCAGCCAGGGATGGGTGGTGGAGGAACTTTGCAGCAGCAGCAAGGTGGGATGCCTCAGCAGCACCACCAGCTTCACCACCAGTTCCAGCAGATGCCTGGAGGGGGGATGATGAACTCCCCCCAGCAACAGCAGATGGTTCCTCAGGTCCAGCAGCAGTCCCAGGCCTCAAACCCCCAACAGCTCCAGCAACACCCCAACAGCCTGCCCCCTTACACCAACAGGCCTCCAGGCTCCTCACCGCACCCTCAGTCCCAAGGCAAACCGGGCCTGGGACCAGCCACACCACCTCAGCAGCAACCACCTCAACAGCAGCCCAACCCTGGCCAGCCTTCTatgccccagcagcagcagcaacctcCTTCAGGGCCTCCTCCAGCAGCTGTGGAGATCGCCATGAAGATTCAACAAGTGGCAGACGCCCAAAGGAAGATGGCCCTGCAGAGGCAGGCGGCGCAGGCAGCTGGCATGATGCCTCCGCACCCTCACCACCAACAGCCCCAGGGCCAGATGGGCATGGCCCACCCTGGGGTGGGCATGGTGGGGGCCCAGGGGCTGCCTCCCCATGCTCAGGCAGCTCAGGCTGCTGCCAGGGCTCACATggagcagcaacaacagcagcagcagggtcCTCCAGGTATGATGGTGGGCCCTGGCCCCAGCCCCATGCAGCAGCAGCCTAATCCCCAGGGTCAGCTGCCTCCACAGGTGCAGCAGCAGAGGGTTGGTCCCCCGCTTCAGAACCCCCAGCAACAGTGGGCTGGCCAGGGAATGCCACCCCAGCAGAGACAAGCCATGATGGGACATCCAGGCATGGTGGCGCCTCAGCAGCAACAACCGCAGCAAATGCAACAGCGGCAGCAGGCTCAGGGACCTGGTGGGTTGATTGGTATGGTGCAGCAAGGTGGTGCAGCTGGGGGTGGGAACCTCCCGCAGGCTGCCCTTCAGGAACTGCTGCGTACCCTTCGCTCCCCCAGCTCACCCGAGCAGCAACAGCAGGTGCTCAACATCCTCCGCTCAAACCCTCAGCTAATGGCTGCCTTTATCAAGCAGAGAGCCTCCAAGTATAAGGGGGGCCCAGGACCCCCGGGAGCCCCTGGCGGGCCAGGTCCAGGCAGAGTTCCAGGAGGTATGGGTGGCCAACAGGTCAATGTGAATGCTGTGGCTAGTCAGCCAGGTATGCACATGGGTCAGGGAGTCAACATGCCCACCATGACCCAGCTACAGCAagtacagcagcagcaacaaccgCAGCAGCAGCGTCCTATGCTTAGTAGTTTGCAGCAGCAACAGGTGGCAGCACTTCAGCAGCATCaacagcagcagcatcagcaAGGAGGGATGCCAGGCCAGCAGGCACCTAACATGGCCAACATAAACCCCCAGTTCAGAGAGCTCCTTATGAGGAGGCATCTCCAActacaacagcaacagcagcagcaacagattgggaaccatacccagTTCCAACAGCAGGGCTACATGGGCCAGCCGGGCATGGCCCCCCAGCAGCCTGGTCAGGGCCAGTCTGGACTGCAGCAGCAGCCTGGAGCCCAGCcagggcagcagcagcagggttACCCCAGCACGGTGGCCCAGCAGCAAGCTGCTGCAGTGCTCCAGCAGAGGCTCCAGCATCAGCACCAACTCCAGATGCAGCAGCAACAACACCAGAATGCCATGGTGGGCCAccagggggctgaggggggtccgGGTACTGGAGTAGGCGGCCCCCCACAGCAGCCCCCGCAGGGCACCCCCCAGCCACAGTCCTCCCAGGCTCTGCTCCAGCAGGCACTGCACCAGAGGCTGCTTCAACAGCAGCAGCACCTGGGTGGGGGCTCTCCGGCCCAGCACAGCAGCCCCATGAGCCCCCAGCAGCAGATGGCCCAGTCCCCTCACCTGCAGGGCCAGACGCTGTCCACGTCCCTCAGCAACCAAGTGCGCTCGCCCCAGCCCTCCCCGCGACCCCAGTCCCAGCCATCACACTCTAGCCCCTCCCCGCGCATGCAGCCCCAGCCTTCCCCTCATCATATCTCCCCACAGACCCAGACGGGCTCCCCGCACCCAGGCCAGCTAACCCAGCACCACCCTGGTATGGTGGTCCCCTCTCAACAGCCGCCTCAGCAGCAGAACTCAATGGACCAGTTTGGGCCAGACCAGAATGCCATGCTGTCTCAACTCAGTGGGATGAGTGGTCTCCATGGGCCTGGAGGACCTGACATGCTGTCTGGGAACAGCCAGGACCTTGGGCAGAACATTAATCATAacactttagacatgtag